The sequence below is a genomic window from Dyadobacter chenwenxiniae.
GCCTCAAAAGTTGGTGGAGGTAAGATAGCGGGATTCCAGGTAGTGCCTGCCGAAGTGTTTCCCCCCAAGTATTTGATATTAGAAATGCTAGGTTGGTATGCTGATATTGTCCATCCGGAAGGAACGCAGTTTACGCAGGGATCCCCATGAGAATCCTGTAAAAGCTGGGCATTGGAATGACCTAATGCAAGAAGAAAAATAGCGATAGCTGATAAAAAAATCTTATTCATAATATTATAGTGTTTAAATGTTCATAAGCATCTTTAAACTGTTTGTGTTCATTGTTTCATCTAGGCCCGAGCAATCGGATTACGGGTTGTAATTTGGAGTGGCTAATTAGACTTTGGATAATGTAATGAATGAAGGGTTAGTCTGAGTGAACCAACGGTATTCCTATAATATTTACTTGTCTTTCAGCGTCGAAAGCAATTGGTTCTTGATTATTGGGAAGGTATTTGCAGTAATTGCAACTACAATGTTTTTGACAGGCTTTTAAATTCACATCCATGCGAAAGGCTCGAGGTTTATCAACAAATGAGGATTTAGGGCTAAACGATAACCGGACTTACAATCACAAAAAAGTCACTTTAAGAAAAAGACAATCCCCGCGTGACCTTTTCAGATTTTACCGTATCAATAAAGCAAATACTGTAAATCTTAAATTTCACGCGCTTGAAAAAGGACTTTCATTCTTTTCGAAACAGCATCATTCTGACTTCGTCAATGATGCTGTTTTCTGTTTTAAATAGCTTTGCGCAGGAAGCATTTAAAATCAAATGGTCGATGGATTACATCCAGAGCGGTGTTTCCAACCATGCTAATTTTATTCCTGCCGACGCCGTGCTCGCAGGTGGCGGCAATACGAACGCGCTCAATGCCGGTTATGGGCTCGGCGGCGCAACGGTGGCGGCATATGTGGTGCGGCCCTGGCCAAACTCTTTTTCCGATAGCCGCTATATGGAGTTCAAATTCACTGCCAAATCATTTAAGTACAACATTACCAGCATTTCCCTGCGACTCCGGCGCTCGCCCGACGGGCCAAAGCAATTCAAAATCCGGACGAGTATGGATGGCTTTGCTTCGGACCTTACTGCATCTACATTGGTTAATCCCAGCCAATTTTACACATTCTCGGTCCCGGCAGGATTTAACAACCTCTCAGAAAACACTTTCACATTCCGCATTTACGGCTACGGCCCCACCAGCATTTACGGCACATTATGGTTTGATGAGATCGTTGTGAACGGCGATGTGCTGGCGATTGTGCTGCCTGTTTATCTCACTTATTTCAAAGCAACAGCGCGCGAAGGCAAAACACTGCTTTCCTGGGAAACCACCTGGGAAAGGAACAGCAGGCATTTCCTAATCGAACGGAGCGCCGATCTCAGCAATTTTGAAGAAATCGGAACATTGCCCGCTAGTGGCGAAACGGATGGAAGAACGCGTTACGGGTTCACCGACCCGGCGCCGCTTCCCGGCATAAACTATTACAGACTGCAAATGATCGATGCAGGTGGGAAATCCGCATTTTCGTGTTCGGCGAATGTTTTGATCCAGCCTGCATCTGCTTCGTTCTGCATTGTCCCTAACCCGGCCTCCGCCACGAAAATTTCTGTTTTTGGTAAAAATATGGATGCTGAATCATTTGAACTCAGAGATTTGACCGGCTTACGTATAGTCACGAAACTGGAATTCAATGCACAAGGATTTGTTGATATAATTCCTGTTCGGCCACTTCTGCCCGGTTTATATTTATTATCCTGCCAAACAAATGGCCGCAAAGAACATGCGAAAGTATTAGTTCGGTAAAATATTGTGCGCTTAATTTGTAATGCTCTAGTATAAAAATTGCCTGCGATTCGTCGTTAGCTAAGCAATGTTCCGATGAAAATTAATGGCTTGAAGCCTATGTTGAAAAAAGTGCAGCCGAAAGTGTGGTGGGCGGCATTAGCTGTCCTGGTAATCCTCGTTGTATCCTGGGGATTGGTGAGGAAAAAGAAGTCGGGACCGGAGGAAATTATGGTCGACGGCAAGATGGTCTCCAAGCTCGACCCTGTTCCCGTTAAAAATCCTGACGCTGCAACTGCGGCGAAGATCGCTAAAATTGAAGATATTTTCAGGCGTAAAAAAAGGGCCGGTTTTAATGGTAATGTGCTCATTGTTCAGAAAGGACAAGTGCTTTATCAGAATTCCTTTGGTTTTGCTCACATTAAGAAAAAGGATACATTAAACAGCCATTCACGCTTTCAGCTTGCCTCGCTTTCCAAGCCTTTCACGGCCATTGCCGTTCTCAAACTCGTGCAGGAAGGCCGCGTAAGCCTGGACGATTCTGTGCAGCGTTTTTTCCCTGATTTCCCTTACCACGGCGTGAAAGTGGATATGCTTCTGAGCCACCGCAGCGGACTTCCCAATTACATTTATTCCTTTGATGATAGCGTGCGCCACGGCAAGAAATATCCTGATAACCTGGATATTATGGATTGGTATGCCAAAGTGGTTCCTACGCCAACGCCGTATAACCGCCCCGGAAGGTCATTTAATTATTGCAACACCAATTACTGCGTGCTGGCCGCGATTGTAGAAAAAGTATCGGGCGAACCTTTCGGGACCTATTTGTTTGATCAAATTTTCGCGCCGCTCGGCATGACGAATTCGTTTTTGGTCACAGATACATCCAGCGCCGCTATGCAACACAGAACGGATGGCCATCAGTTCGGGCGCAAATTGGAAAAGGATTATTATGACGATGTGGTCGGCGACAAGGGCTTATACTCGACAACAGGCGACATTTATAAGTTTTACAATGGCCTTTCGCAAGGTTTGTTGTTAGACAAAAAACTGCTCGACGAAGCATTCAAACCGCGCAGTTTCGAACGCGCCGGCATCCGGAATTATGGTTATGGCTTTCGTATGCACACAAAAGAGGATAACACGCCGCGCTTCATTTACCACGGCGGCTGGTGGAAAGGTTATAACACCATGCTTTGGGTTTGCCCGGAAGACGAGGCGGTGATCATTGTACTGGGAAATTCCTATAACCGCTCCACTTACGACCTCAAAGAACTGCTCGAAGTGATCCACGGACCTGGCAAAGTCGAGGAGATTGAGAAAGACATCTAGGTTTATTTGAATTCGGCCGCGAATTCAGGATATTTGCCGAAACAAACGAATTCCAGCATCTATGCCCGATTCTGCATACTTTTTACCTGCTTGTCTGCTGTTGGGATTGCCGTTTGTTGGTTTTCTTTTGCTCTGGCTGGCTGGAAAAAGTTTTAATAAAGCAGCAGGTTGGGCGGGCGCATTTATCACAGCATCTGGGCTGGCTGTCAGCATTTTATATGCAGATGCGCAGACATTACATGTAGTCAGTTTTCACTGGCTTACAATCGGCGAAA
It includes:
- a CDS encoding T9SS type A sorting domain-containing protein is translated as MKKDFHSFRNSIILTSSMMLFSVLNSFAQEAFKIKWSMDYIQSGVSNHANFIPADAVLAGGGNTNALNAGYGLGGATVAAYVVRPWPNSFSDSRYMEFKFTAKSFKYNITSISLRLRRSPDGPKQFKIRTSMDGFASDLTASTLVNPSQFYTFSVPAGFNNLSENTFTFRIYGYGPTSIYGTLWFDEIVVNGDVLAIVLPVYLTYFKATAREGKTLLSWETTWERNSRHFLIERSADLSNFEEIGTLPASGETDGRTRYGFTDPAPLPGINYYRLQMIDAGGKSAFSCSANVLIQPASASFCIVPNPASATKISVFGKNMDAESFELRDLTGLRIVTKLEFNAQGFVDIIPVRPLLPGLYLLSCQTNGRKEHAKVLVR
- a CDS encoding serine hydrolase domain-containing protein; protein product: MKINGLKPMLKKVQPKVWWAALAVLVILVVSWGLVRKKKSGPEEIMVDGKMVSKLDPVPVKNPDAATAAKIAKIEDIFRRKKRAGFNGNVLIVQKGQVLYQNSFGFAHIKKKDTLNSHSRFQLASLSKPFTAIAVLKLVQEGRVSLDDSVQRFFPDFPYHGVKVDMLLSHRSGLPNYIYSFDDSVRHGKKYPDNLDIMDWYAKVVPTPTPYNRPGRSFNYCNTNYCVLAAIVEKVSGEPFGTYLFDQIFAPLGMTNSFLVTDTSSAAMQHRTDGHQFGRKLEKDYYDDVVGDKGLYSTTGDIYKFYNGLSQGLLLDKKLLDEAFKPRSFERAGIRNYGYGFRMHTKEDNTPRFIYHGGWWKGYNTMLWVCPEDEAVIIVLGNSYNRSTYDLKELLEVIHGPGKVEEIEKDI